ATCGGCGGTCCGCGCCGACTGGACCGCGCGGGACTTCTCTGCGGCAGGAGGGACGGTCGAGCTTGAGGAAGCCTACAGCATGGGAGGATATCCGACCACCTTGCGTGTCGTCTCGCACCAGGTCGAGGGATTACGCCATTTCGGCGCCATCATCGTGCCTGACGGCGCCGGCGCCGAGGGCCTCCCCATACTGCTATTCGCCCATGGCGGTGACGACGGCGTTTCGGTGGAAAGCACGTTATTTATATTAACCGTCGCCCTCGGAGAAATGACGGACGACTTCGTCTACCTGATCCCGTCGTTCCGGGACGAACCGCTCAGGTACGATGACCGGTCCTGGCTGTCGGATGGTCCGGCCAGTCCGTGGGACCGGGACGTGGACGACGCGCTGGCGCTGGTCAACCTCGCCATGGAAACGATACCGGAAGCCCAGACCGACCGGTACTTCGCGGCGGGGGCCAGCAGGGGAGGCGGAGTGGCGATGCTGATGGGGATCCGGGATGAACGTATCGCGGGCCTCATCACGTTCTTCGGACCGACGGATTTCCAGAACGAATGGGCGCGCGACATCGCTACGCTTCTGGTGAGCGGTGTGACCGTCGATCTGCCCGGGGTCGAATACCTGCGCACCACGTACGTCGTACCGTGGTGGACCGGGGACGTTACGCTCCAGGATGCCCGATTGGCGCTCATCCGCCGGTCCGCCGTCCTGTTTGCCGAGGATATGCCTCCCTTGCAAGTCCATCACGGCGACATGGACGGGGTGGTTTCCGTCACCCAGGCGGAATCCATGATTCAGGCCATGGGGGAGATCGGTCGCGGACCGCCTGAGTTCGAGGCCTATATCTACCCGGGTGGAACGCACGATATCACGTCGATGCCGAGCGCGATTCCCCGCGCGGTGGTGTTCTTGCGCAATCTCCTTGTAACAAATGGAGAATAAGCCGGGCAGGGGCTAACGAAGCGGACTGCAAAGGCGTCTGAGCGCGTCATGAGGTGGACATGGGACTCCAGGTCGGTATTGTTGGGACGGGTGCGTTCTCACAGTCGTTCATCCCCCTGTTCAAGGCGCATCCGCACGTAGAACGGGTGGTGCTGTGCGATTTGGACGACGAAAAAAGGGCGGTTGCGGCCACCCGTTTCGAGATCAGGGATACCAGCCCCTCCCTCGATGACCTCTGCGCATCCCCCGTGGACGCCGTGTGCCTGTTTACACAGAACTGGCTTCACGGCTCCCAGGCCGTCCAGGCCCTGGAAGCCGGAAAACACGTGTACTCGGCCGTGCCGCCGGGGATCAGCGTCACCGAGATCGAAAACCTTGTGGCCGCGGCCAGGTCCTCGGGCGCGGTCTATATGCTCGGCGAGACCAGCTACTATTATCCCGGCGTGCTGTATTGCCGGGAACAGTTCGCGCGGGGCGCTTTCGGCCAAATTGTCTACGGCCAGGCGGAATACTACCATGACTGGGACCACGGCCTCTACGACGTGGCGCGTTGGCGCGGCGGCGAGAACTGGCGAGATACAGCCGGCATACCGCCCATGTACTACCCCACGCATTCGACGAGCCAGATCATATCCGTCACCGGCGCCCGGATGACCCGGGTATCCTGCCAGGGATTTCGAGACACCCACGAGGACGGGATTTACGGGGCTAATGACTGGGCCAATCCCTTCAGCAACCAGAGCGCGCTGTACAGCATGTCCGACGGGAGTGTCTGCCGCATCAACGAGTTCCGGCGCGTGGGCCATCCAGGTTGCGTGCGCATGGGCCTTCAGGGGACCGAGGGCGGCTTCGAACAGACCGCCGCCGGGGCATCCTGGCTTCGCAAGGACGGGACCCGCGTGGAACCTCTCGACGACCTGCTCGCCTGCACCGGCCAGCCCGTGCCCGGAAGCGACCCGATGGACAAGGTGACCGCATCCGACGGCACCCATCTCGGCGTCTCCTCGGCGCACCCGGTCGAGCGGTTGCCGGAGACTTTCGCAGGGCTGCCCAACGGCCATGCGGGCAGCCACCAGTTTCTCGTCGACGACTTCGTGATGGCCTGTGTGAACGGTACGGTGCCCCCCAACAACGCCTGGGCCGCAGCCAGGTACATGCTGCCCGGACTGACGGCCCATGAGTCCGCGCTCCACGGGGGTGCTCTGCTTGAGGTGCCGGATCTCGGCGATCCGCCTGGCGCAGATTGACTCCGTTCTGGAACATTGCACGGCGATCCGCGTTAGTATCCAGTACAGAGTAACGCATGGTTACGGGAAATCCTATTCCCCAGGGCCAGGATCTTGAACGAACCCATGTTTGAAAATGAAATCGCCCGGTGGCGGACCTACGTGGAACGGCATGGCGCCCTGCCGGCGACCGAGTTGAATGCGCTCGAAGCCCGGCTGAGGGTCCAGGCCGGCGACCTGCTGCGGCTCGGTCTCCCGGCCGAAGAAGCCTTTCAGGTCGCTGTTGGACGTATCAGCCGTGACGACCCGGCGACGCGCGCGTTCGTCCAGGTTCACGCGGTGCAGTTGATGGGCGCTGCACCAGACGAGCCCGCCACGGACGAAACCGGCAAAATCGACGTTACCGACAATATCGACATAGCCCCGCGATTCGCCAGGCCCAGGCTGACGGAATTCATCTTCGTCCTCTGCCTGACCGCCGGCGCGGCGCTGGCGATCAAGGTTCCCGCGCTGTTCGGATACGCATTCGACGACGATGACGTCAACCAGTTCTATGCGCTGAACATAA
The window above is part of the Gemmatimonadota bacterium genome. Proteins encoded here:
- a CDS encoding Gfo/Idh/MocA family oxidoreductase; protein product: MGLQVGIVGTGAFSQSFIPLFKAHPHVERVVLCDLDDEKRAVAATRFEIRDTSPSLDDLCASPVDAVCLFTQNWLHGSQAVQALEAGKHVYSAVPPGISVTEIENLVAAARSSGAVYMLGETSYYYPGVLYCREQFARGAFGQIVYGQAEYYHDWDHGLYDVARWRGGENWRDTAGIPPMYYPTHSTSQIISVTGARMTRVSCQGFRDTHEDGIYGANDWANPFSNQSALYSMSDGSVCRINEFRRVGHPGCVRMGLQGTEGGFEQTAAGASWLRKDGTRVEPLDDLLACTGQPVPGSDPMDKVTASDGTHLGVSSAHPVERLPETFAGLPNGHAGSHQFLVDDFVMACVNGTVPPNNAWAAARYMLPGLTAHESALHGGALLEVPDLGDPPGAD